The Aeoliella mucimassa genome includes the window AAACAGGCAAAGGCAACGCTAACGTAGCACGTAAAATACACGAAAGACGGTGGTTTTTTCGGCGATCGTTACAGTCGCTACCGTCGTTGCACGTTGCCTGACATTGCTATTTTCTCTGGTCGATAGACTCGCTCTTTGTCGAGTTTTGCGATACGATGTGACGATCCATGGCGGTATAGAGTCACTGCGGGGCAGTTGCGCGGCTGGCGTCGACTGTCACGTGAATTCAATTCCTTTGACCCCCCGGCCCCTCCCGTCATGAAACATTTCGATTGCGTTGTCATCGGTACTGGTCCTGCTGGTCAAAAGGGAGCAATCCAGGCTGCCAAGCTCGGCAAGCGGGTTGCGATCGTTGAAAAAACCCGCGTGCTCGGCGGTGCCCAAATCAACACCGGCACCATTCCCTCCAAAGCACTTCGCGAAGCGGTGTTGCACCTGACTGGAGCAGCCCAGCGCGGGTTGTTCGGCTCGAGCTATCGAGTCAAGAAGAACATCACCATCGCCGATCTTGTGTCGGTTTCGCAAACCGTGATGCGTCACGAATGGGACCTCATCCGTAACCAATTCGAACGTAACCATATCGAACTGCTGTGGGGATCGGCTCGCTTTGCGGGACCCAACGAGTTGTATGTCGAAGGACCGGAGTCGGTCGAGAAAATCACCGCCGATAAGTTCCTGGTCGCGGTCGGCACTCGTCCTGCACGTCCGCAGAACATTCCGTTCAACGATACCACTATTCTCACGAGTGACGAACTGCTGAAGCTCGATCGTGTTCCCCGCAGCATGGTCGTTGTCGGCGGTGGCGTCATCGGCACCGAGTACGCCTGCATCATGGCCACGCTCGGCGTGAAGGTCACCCTGGTCGAAGGTCGTCGGCAGGTGCTCGGGTTCCTCGACCGCGAAATCGGCGACGCATTCCACTACTTCATGCGGCAACGCGGCATCACGCTCCGCCTGGGTGAAAAAGTGCAGTCGATCAGCGAAGTCG containing:
- the sthA gene encoding Si-specific NAD(P)(+) transhydrogenase; the protein is MKHFDCVVIGTGPAGQKGAIQAAKLGKRVAIVEKTRVLGGAQINTGTIPSKALREAVLHLTGAAQRGLFGSSYRVKKNITIADLVSVSQTVMRHEWDLIRNQFERNHIELLWGSARFAGPNELYVEGPESVEKITADKFLVAVGTRPARPQNIPFNDTTILTSDELLKLDRVPRSMVVVGGGVIGTEYACIMATLGVKVTLVEGRRQVLGFLDREIGDAFHYFMRQRGITLRLGEKVQSISEVETYNGKARRFVEAQLESGKTLRAETLLYAVGRQGVCGALGLDNVGIEFDDRERLHVNDSYQTNIEHVYAAGDVIGFPALASTSMEQGRRAICHAFGDCEVGNYNTQLFPFGVYAVPEISMVGKTEEQLTEEGIPYEAGIAHYREIARAQLLGDELGMLKLLIHQDTHKILGVHVIGAGATELIHIGQAVMALDGDAEFFINNVFNFPTLAECYKVAAYNGLNKLNLVYA